One stretch of Buteo buteo chromosome Z, bButBut1.hap1.1, whole genome shotgun sequence DNA includes these proteins:
- the FANCG gene encoding Fanconi anemia group G protein isoform X1, giving the protein MKRRRGAAAEPGCLQAWAAESQALVRRWRAARCSGPGPGGAAEREVRQQRDGFGELLRRIWGLPAALPTLPLELTVLYNSLLFTVGASDSVIEGEAEGIRQGLLRVLEACGASGQDLSTEELWQKVLQDVTAGELQAPLHQLGALQAAWWLAASRLGSTAGLFRLLSHAEDPGRACCREGENELLSLLKAWQVPAEEASLPLVQSTEDLKEILCTAAAFLQGLQELEAGNFATALSLFQEAAGGFCSKRVLAQIYTCLGCCAQQMGKPQTALQHLKRALQVDFQCLPALSHAAEVYHELGETNAELEALALLYEALGKKLPAAASSSPYFLIRTELLVDTPILASLLRHRHPSEVKYLLAQRCLQYGRVADAVEHYLDFLALFQEGLQQQVPLDDSSALPRMPEVFLETASALEQAGRHQDAITVCEEVISRTTDLIPRMLQVEERLEQPECPSSGAGLVGGLLPQKKESLRYLAWRAAGYLHQGWAWAKLGESKEAITQFSRCLGDLLRVQLYGSGVEPTENLLPEVEVIQKIRLLSLIGRGMQFLDLGRHKEALLDFLHGLQISPGDPAAASYLVQALWKLNRKQEAAAHWQKFSQSPPGEDGQQEGQGRSFPLYLVSCLKQAMFPHSESLARSIQDYLATTSWDPSSKPSQSPCTGLAQGL; this is encoded by the exons atgaagcggcggcgcggggcggccgcggaGCCGGGCTGCCTGCAGGCCTGGGCCGCCGAGAGCCAGGCCCTGGTCAGGCGCTGGCGG GCGGCCCGGTGCtcggggccggggcccggcGGAGCGGCGGAGCGGGAGGTGCGACAGCAGCGAGACGGCTTCGGGGAGCTGCTGCGGAGGATATGGG GGCTGCCggctgccctccccaccctgcctcTGGAGCTTACCGTCCTCTACAACTCCCTGCTTTTTACTGTGGGAGCATCTGACTCTGTCATcgaaggagaagcagaaggaataCGCCAGGGGCTCCTCAGGG ttctgGAGGCCTGTGGGGCCAGCGGGCAGGATCTTAGCACCGAGGagctgtggcagaaggtgctgCAGGACGTAACTGCAGGAGAACTGCAGGCACCTTTGCACCAACTGGGGGCCCTACAAGCAGCGTGGTGGCTGGCAGCCAGCCGCCTGGGAAGCACCGCTGGCCTCTTCAGGCTCCTGAGCCATGCTGAG GACCCAGGAAGAGCTTGCTGCAGAGAGGGGGAGAATGAACTCCTCTCCCTGCTCAAGGCATGGCAAGTACCTGCTGAGGAGGCCTCCCTGCCCCTTGTACAGAGCACTGAGGACTTGAAAGAGATCCTCTGCACTGCAGCAGCCTTCCTGCAAG GGCTGCAGGAACTGGAGGCTGGGAACTTTGCTACTGCCCTCTCCCTCTTTCAGGAGGCTGCGGGAGGATTCTGCTCCAAGAGGGTCCTGGCCCAGATCTACACCTGCCTTGGCTGCTGTGCTCAGCAAATG GGCAAGCCTCAGACAGCCCTTCAGCACCTGAAGCGGGCCCTCCAGGTAGACTTCCAGTGCCTTCCTGCCCTGTCCCATGCAGCAGAAGTGTACCACGAGCTGGGGGAGACCAACGCGGAGCTGGAGGCTCTGGCTCTGCTCTATGAG gctctgggaaaaaaacttcCGGCAGCTGCTTCCTCTAGTCCATATTTCCTAATCCGAACAGAGCTTCTTGTTGACACACCAATACTAGCTTCTCTCCTTCGTCATCGCCACCCCTCTGAAGTGAAGTACCTGCTGGCACAGCGGTGTCTCCAGTATGGGAG GGTGGCTGATGCAGTAGAACATTACCTGGATTTTCTGGCTCTGTTTcaggaggggctgcagcagcag GTGCCCCTAGATGATAGCTCCGCTCTGCCCAGGATGCCTGAGGTGTTCCTGGAAACAGCGTCTGCcttggagcaggctgggaggcacCAGGATGCCATAACCGTGTGCGAGGAGGTCATCAGCCGGACAACTGACCTGATCCCACGGATGTTACAAGTGGAGGAGAGGCTGGAGCAGCCGGAGTGCCCATCATCAGGGGCAGGGTTGGTGGGTGGACTCCTGCCCCAGAAGAAGGAGAGTCTGCGCTACCTTGCCTGGAGAGCAGCTGGATACCTGCACCAGGGCTGGGCATGGGCCAAGCTGGGTGAGAGCAAGGAAGCCATAACGCAATTCAGCAG GTGCCTCGGCGATCTCTTGCGAGTTCAGCTTTATGGGTCTGGAGTTGAACCAACAG AGAATCTCCTGCCAGAAGTAGAGGTGATTCAGAAGATCAGGTTGCTCTCTCTCATCGGGCGAGGTATGCAGTTCCTGGACCTGGGGAGGCACAAGGAAGCCTTGTTGGATTTCCTGCATGGTTTGCAGATCTCGCCAG GTGacccagctgctgcctcctACCTGGTGCAGGCCTTGTGGAAGCTGAATCGAAAGCAGGAGGCGGCTGCTCACTGGCAGAAGTTCTCCCAGAGCCCCCCTGGGGAGGATGGGCAGCAGGAAGGGCAGGGAAG gtCCTTCCCTTTGTACCTGGTTTCGTGTCTGAAGCAGGCGATGTTCCCCCACAGTGAATCTCTTGCCAGAAGCATACAGGATTACCTTGCCACGACAAGCTGGGACCCCTCAAGCAAACCCAGTCAGTCTCCCTGCACCGGGCTGGCACAAGGCCTTTAA
- the FANCG gene encoding Fanconi anemia group G protein isoform X2, whose amino-acid sequence MKRRRGAAAEPGCLQAWAAESQALVRRWRAARCSGPGPGGAAEREVRQQRDGFGELLRRIWVLEACGASGQDLSTEELWQKVLQDVTAGELQAPLHQLGALQAAWWLAASRLGSTAGLFRLLSHAEDPGRACCREGENELLSLLKAWQVPAEEASLPLVQSTEDLKEILCTAAAFLQGLQELEAGNFATALSLFQEAAGGFCSKRVLAQIYTCLGCCAQQMGKPQTALQHLKRALQVDFQCLPALSHAAEVYHELGETNAELEALALLYEALGKKLPAAASSSPYFLIRTELLVDTPILASLLRHRHPSEVKYLLAQRCLQYGRVADAVEHYLDFLALFQEGLQQQVPLDDSSALPRMPEVFLETASALEQAGRHQDAITVCEEVISRTTDLIPRMLQVEERLEQPECPSSGAGLVGGLLPQKKESLRYLAWRAAGYLHQGWAWAKLGESKEAITQFSRCLGDLLRVQLYGSGVEPTENLLPEVEVIQKIRLLSLIGRGMQFLDLGRHKEALLDFLHGLQISPGDPAAASYLVQALWKLNRKQEAAAHWQKFSQSPPGEDGQQEGQGRSFPLYLVSCLKQAMFPHSESLARSIQDYLATTSWDPSSKPSQSPCTGLAQGL is encoded by the exons atgaagcggcggcgcggggcggccgcggaGCCGGGCTGCCTGCAGGCCTGGGCCGCCGAGAGCCAGGCCCTGGTCAGGCGCTGGCGG GCGGCCCGGTGCtcggggccggggcccggcGGAGCGGCGGAGCGGGAGGTGCGACAGCAGCGAGACGGCTTCGGGGAGCTGCTGCGGAGGATATGGG ttctgGAGGCCTGTGGGGCCAGCGGGCAGGATCTTAGCACCGAGGagctgtggcagaaggtgctgCAGGACGTAACTGCAGGAGAACTGCAGGCACCTTTGCACCAACTGGGGGCCCTACAAGCAGCGTGGTGGCTGGCAGCCAGCCGCCTGGGAAGCACCGCTGGCCTCTTCAGGCTCCTGAGCCATGCTGAG GACCCAGGAAGAGCTTGCTGCAGAGAGGGGGAGAATGAACTCCTCTCCCTGCTCAAGGCATGGCAAGTACCTGCTGAGGAGGCCTCCCTGCCCCTTGTACAGAGCACTGAGGACTTGAAAGAGATCCTCTGCACTGCAGCAGCCTTCCTGCAAG GGCTGCAGGAACTGGAGGCTGGGAACTTTGCTACTGCCCTCTCCCTCTTTCAGGAGGCTGCGGGAGGATTCTGCTCCAAGAGGGTCCTGGCCCAGATCTACACCTGCCTTGGCTGCTGTGCTCAGCAAATG GGCAAGCCTCAGACAGCCCTTCAGCACCTGAAGCGGGCCCTCCAGGTAGACTTCCAGTGCCTTCCTGCCCTGTCCCATGCAGCAGAAGTGTACCACGAGCTGGGGGAGACCAACGCGGAGCTGGAGGCTCTGGCTCTGCTCTATGAG gctctgggaaaaaaacttcCGGCAGCTGCTTCCTCTAGTCCATATTTCCTAATCCGAACAGAGCTTCTTGTTGACACACCAATACTAGCTTCTCTCCTTCGTCATCGCCACCCCTCTGAAGTGAAGTACCTGCTGGCACAGCGGTGTCTCCAGTATGGGAG GGTGGCTGATGCAGTAGAACATTACCTGGATTTTCTGGCTCTGTTTcaggaggggctgcagcagcag GTGCCCCTAGATGATAGCTCCGCTCTGCCCAGGATGCCTGAGGTGTTCCTGGAAACAGCGTCTGCcttggagcaggctgggaggcacCAGGATGCCATAACCGTGTGCGAGGAGGTCATCAGCCGGACAACTGACCTGATCCCACGGATGTTACAAGTGGAGGAGAGGCTGGAGCAGCCGGAGTGCCCATCATCAGGGGCAGGGTTGGTGGGTGGACTCCTGCCCCAGAAGAAGGAGAGTCTGCGCTACCTTGCCTGGAGAGCAGCTGGATACCTGCACCAGGGCTGGGCATGGGCCAAGCTGGGTGAGAGCAAGGAAGCCATAACGCAATTCAGCAG GTGCCTCGGCGATCTCTTGCGAGTTCAGCTTTATGGGTCTGGAGTTGAACCAACAG AGAATCTCCTGCCAGAAGTAGAGGTGATTCAGAAGATCAGGTTGCTCTCTCTCATCGGGCGAGGTATGCAGTTCCTGGACCTGGGGAGGCACAAGGAAGCCTTGTTGGATTTCCTGCATGGTTTGCAGATCTCGCCAG GTGacccagctgctgcctcctACCTGGTGCAGGCCTTGTGGAAGCTGAATCGAAAGCAGGAGGCGGCTGCTCACTGGCAGAAGTTCTCCCAGAGCCCCCCTGGGGAGGATGGGCAGCAGGAAGGGCAGGGAAG gtCCTTCCCTTTGTACCTGGTTTCGTGTCTGAAGCAGGCGATGTTCCCCCACAGTGAATCTCTTGCCAGAAGCATACAGGATTACCTTGCCACGACAAGCTGGGACCCCTCAAGCAAACCCAGTCAGTCTCCCTGCACCGGGCTGGCACAAGGCCTTTAA